AAAAATGAGTTTTTCTTATTTTTTGTCTAATCTTCGGGGGTCAAGCCGCATTTTTGTTCATTTTTATTTTCCTCTTTTTGTTCTTTTTTATTTTACCATTTACAGCTTTAAGAATGATTATAAATTACGTTGGGAGATTGAAAGAGTTAATGGTATTATGGATATGTCTTTTGGTACTGAATATGTCTGGTATGTTAGAAATAGAAAATATTTAACTTTTGCTGGTATTACTGTTCTTTTATTCAACCTTATTGTTCTTTTTAATCTTTTTCATGATTTCCCTTTAAAAAAGTTTTCTAATTTTTTTTGACTTTTGACTTTTTGAATGACATACAACAATAAGAGAATTATCCATAAAAATACTCCTTTCATATAATATATATTATCTTCAAAAATACTGAAACCATATTGCTTGCAATACTTTCATCTTATCTTTAAAGAGGTTTTCTTCTCTGATGTATAATATAATTAGTTGAATTATTATTAATTGAGCAAAATAAAATCATACATTTTTACAGGTGGTTAAGTCATAAGTAATAATCCTAAACAATTTTATCTCGATTTTGTCTATGATGAATATATGAAATCCAATTTTATTTACATACTCTTCTAGTATGAAACACATAATATACTGAACAGAATTTATACAGTGTCTTATATAACAATTTAAACTTATTTATAATGTAATCTTTTAACAAGTAACATTTATGAAAACACCTTACATTTATTTTAACATAATACAAATATTTTTTCAAGTCTTGTAAAAAAAAAAAAAAAAAATAGCTCTTATATTAGAGCTATTTTTTATATTTTTATAATCTATTCATCAGAATACAAATTATATATCATATTTCTTAAAGTTTTGTATAGCCATTGATTTGGATATGTATAATCATAAAAAATCCTTATAAATTTATCATTTTTTAAATCATCATATAATTCTCTCATTACAATAGCAAAATTTAATCCTTCCGCCACATCTTTTCTTATTACTGAAGTATTAATACCAATAACATTTCCATAACTATCAATCAAAGGGCCCCCAGAATTTCCATGATTAATTGCAGCATCAGTTTGCAAAAAAGAAACATCCACCTGTTCATTATAGTCACTTTTAAATACTCTTTTGTTAGATGAAATCACTCCTCTAGTAAAAGAAAAATCTAATCCTTCAGGATGGCCTAAAGCATATACTTCTTCACCTATTTCAGGAATATACAGACCAAAGGGTAACGCATCATATTCTTTATATAATTCCATATCATATATTATTAAAATTGCTAAATCCTTTAATTTCTTATTTATGTATATGTGATCTGGAGAAGAAGACTCTCCATTATAAAAATCCACATATATATTATAATTATTAATTTCTTCTTCATTTAAAAAAATATCAAGACCTATTACATGCGCATTAGTCGCTATAAAAATAAACCCATTTTCTTTTGCAAATATAAATCCACTTCCAAAAAAATTATCCTCATTATCATTACTATAAGTAATCTTACAATTTATTTTTACAATGCTTTTTATATCTTTAGCAATATCTTTTGAACTATATTTTTTATCCTTATTTCCTATTTTTATATAATTAATAATTTCTGATAAATTATATTGTGTATAATTCAAAAAATTATTGTTTTTATAGAAATATTTATTATAATCATCAAAAAAATTTTCTGTTATGTAGCCAGATAATTTTTTTATAAACACCCCACTTTCATTTCCTAAAAAGGCATAAATATTTTTTTCATTATAAAAAATCCCCTTCAAAATGCTGTTTTCTATATCATATTTACTATTTAATTTAAATTTATAAGAATAACTATTATAGATAAAAAGATTTGATGATGTTGATATAATTAGATTCCATCCGCTTTCTTTATCCCAAAATAAATATGGATAAGAAGTTATTTTACTTTTACCTATATTTATTTTTTTTAAAATTTTCCCTTTTGCATTTACAATATATATATTGTTATCATCTGTCAAAATCATTTCAAAATTTCCATCAAAATCAAAATCTTCAATTATAGGATATGATTTTATATGTTTTTTAAGATTAAATAATTTTTCTACATAATATTTCTTTTCAAAGGAATTATAATGTAAAGTCGTAACTTCTCCTTCAGAATTAACAATAACTCCTTCTGGATATCCATCAAAATCTATATCTACATAAAACGGCAAACTTGTTTCATCTAAGTTAACATCTAACTTTAAGGTTTCTATATTTTTATCATTTATAATTGTTATTTGATCTTTATATATTAGAATAGATTCTTCTATTCCATCTTGATTAATATCACAAAAAGTTGTATCCATTAATATTTTTTTATTATTTGAAATTTTATTTTCCATATTACCCTCTTTTGAAATAATATAAAAATTTGTATCAGTTTGAAGATATATATAATCATTATATGACGCTTTAAGTATATTATCAGGAACTTTTACAACCTTTAGAAAACTTTCCTCTATTTTCTTTGTTTTATTATCGACAAGTAATACCGGTATATCAGTATTTTCATCATAAAATCTAATTATATTCAAATACTGTTCATAAGAAGTTATATAATATCCATTAATTCCTATAATATATTTGTCTTTATTACTACTTAATATTAATCTTTCATTTTCAAATAATACCGGAAGTCCTAAATCTTTTTTAAAAAATTCTTTTTTCCAATTTATTCTTATTTTTCCTAAATCTAAATAAAAGGAAATTAATTCATTCCCAAAATACGCATAATATTCTCCATAATCACTTCCAGATACTATATACGTCTTTTTATTAGTTCTATAATAATCTTCAATAATAAAATCCTTTTTATTTAAAACATATATACCATAACTCCCACCAATATAACTGTCTGAAGAAACTAAAATATAATCCCCAGTATCTATAAAATAATTGTTTTTTGAACTCATTGGGATCTCTTTGAATATTGTGTTATTTAAAAACACAGATTCACCACTTATTATTACAATAGATAATATTACTATCAAT
This sequence is a window from Marinitoga sp. 1197. Protein-coding genes within it:
- a CDS encoding S1C family serine protease — translated: MIKNYIAFILIVILSIVIISGESVFLNNTIFKEIPMSSKNNYFIDTGDYILVSSDSYIGGSYGIYVLNKKDFIIEDYYRTNKKTYIVSGSDYGEYYAYFGNELISFYLDLGKIRINWKKEFFKKDLGLPVLFENERLILSSNKDKYIIGINGYYITSYEQYLNIIRFYDENTDIPVLLVDNKTKKIEESFLKVVKVPDNILKASYNDYIYLQTDTNFYIISKEGNMENKISNNKKILMDTTFCDINQDGIEESILIYKDQITIINDKNIETLKLDVNLDETSLPFYVDIDFDGYPEGVIVNSEGEVTTLHYNSFEKKYYVEKLFNLKKHIKSYPIIEDFDFDGNFEMILTDDNNIYIVNAKGKILKKINIGKSKITSYPYLFWDKESGWNLIISTSSNLFIYNSYSYKFKLNSKYDIENSILKGIFYNEKNIYAFLGNESGVFIKKLSGYITENFFDDYNKYFYKNNNFLNYTQYNLSEIINYIKIGNKDKKYSSKDIAKDIKSIVKINCKITYSNDNEDNFFGSGFIFAKENGFIFIATNAHVIGLDIFLNEEEINNYNIYVDFYNGESSSPDHIYINKKLKDLAILIIYDMELYKEYDALPFGLYIPEIGEEVYALGHPEGLDFSFTRGVISSNKRVFKSDYNEQVDVSFLQTDAAINHGNSGGPLIDSYGNVIGINTSVIRKDVAEGLNFAIVMRELYDDLKNDKFIRIFYDYTYPNQWLYKTLRNMIYNLYSDE